The following is a genomic window from Bordetella petrii.
CTGACGCCAACACGTCATTACCCTGTACTTCCTGTGCTTCTATCATCGCCTGAGCATCTGACCATGTCATGTCGCCCTGCTCACTCAGCAAGTCATATACAGCGCTCTCCCAATCGGTTCGTGGTTCGGATGGCATTCCGCTCTCCCGTCTTCATTGTTGCCCCGGCTACAGCCGGGGCAGACCTTCTTACATACACAGCCAGCTGCGACCCGCCCCTGCTAGATTGAACGGTATATCATCCGCCACGACAGCGCCACCAGCCGTAGATGCAGGGGCTGCTGCCGCCTTACGGGCTGCAGGCTTAGCTGACGGGGCCTGGCCGTCTGCACCACGGCCCCCGAGCATCTGCATTTGCTCGGCTACGATCTCGGTACTGTAGCGGTCAGCGCCGGTTTCCTTATCCTGCCATTTCCTGGTTTTCAAGCGCCCTTCTATATAGACCGCACTACCTTGGCGCAAGTATTCTCCGGCGATTTCTGCCAAGCGGTTATAGAACACAATCCGATGCCATTCGGTTTCTTCTCGTTTCTCGCCTGTCGCCTTGTCTTTCCAGTTTGTCGATGTCGCAACGGAAATGGTGCAGATCCCGACTCCATCCGCGCTATAGCGGATCTCTGGATCACGGCCCAAGTTGCCGATAATGATGACTTTGTTGACTGATGCCATGTTATTGCTCCTGGTAGTGGTTCGGCGTGCTCGCCGACAAATGCCCCAGGCCGATAAAGCGGCCTGGGCTTCGGTTTAGTTATCTGTTGAGCCGTTCAAAATCTGCATGACGGCTTTTGCCTGCCAAATGGCGGCGTTGTTCAATTGACGCACCCACGCGCCACGGGTTGGGCTCCACCGAAAACCATGGCGTTTTAGAATTTCGCGAGTGCTTTTATCCGGCTTGCCTTCGAACATAAACATCACACGGTTCTCTTCCACGTCCTCGGCGTATGCATACCCCGTCCCCTGTATGCTGACCGGCGCACGCTCCTGGTCGGCCTGTAATTGTTTGATCCGCTGCCCAATGCGGCGAATGTTCGCGTTATTGTTGGTCAAGGTAAAAGACGGGAAGCCCGCACGCCCGGCATAGTCCGGCGCGATCAGCTTCTGTGCGCTTTCTTCCGAGTATCCAAGCTCAAGCAAAGCACGCCGTTGGCCCTCTGCATCGCCCTTATACTTACGGATCACCTGATTACTCTTTTTCATGCGTTCCTGATTTTCTGTCAGTTGCTCCACCTGGCGCATGAGTTTGCTTATTGCATCCGGGTCATCGCTGGAAACTCCCCCATCGCCTACTGCAGCCGCCTTCTGCACATAATGGTCAGCCTTCTTTTGCAGATCAAAGGCTTTGCCGTACGTGCTATGGATCCGCTGCCGGTAATTGCGGTCTCGGCCTTCGCTATGGTGGCCAACTAGGATCGGCTGTCCGAATGGAATCGCTTCACCCATTTGCTTTGCGCGGTCATAGGTGGTTGCCGCCTGTGCCTCGGCCTGCACTGCCCTGGCCTCTAGCCTGGCCTTACGATCTGCCTGCTTTGCTTCGTAGTGGTTCATGTCGCTTTCCTTCAAAAAGTGCGCAGTGGCGCGGTTGTGATGTCATTGCTGACCGGGCCTGAAGATTCTTGAGCCCGTTTGTAGGTTTTTGCTGCCGGGTTGTGTGTTGGTCCCATCGCGTTTTGCCGCCAGTCCTGTGAGTTCCATCGCCCTTGCCGTGCTGAATCAGGCAGTGACTAGCGGAAAGGGGGAAGATTTGTAAAAGTCGCGTAGCGGGTTTTATGAACACCCCCTTGAAGCGCCGGAACGTAGTGATACAGTCGGCGTTTTAGGGCGATGGAACTCTTAGGACCAGGCATGCTGTGTCACGACGCACAACCCGGCAGCAGCTCGCGCGGCGAGCCCCACCATCACCGAGCCGGTGATCTAAATTGAAGGTAGTTACTCAAGATGTATCCAG
Proteins encoded in this region:
- the ssb gene encoding single-stranded DNA-binding protein, which encodes MASVNKVIIIGNLGRDPEIRYSADGVGICTISVATSTNWKDKATGEKREETEWHRIVFYNRLAEIAGEYLRQGSAVYIEGRLKTRKWQDKETGADRYSTEIVAEQMQMLGGRGADGQAPSAKPAARKAAAAPASTAGGAVVADDIPFNLAGAGRSWLCM
- a CDS encoding DUF3560 domain-containing protein translates to MNHYEAKQADRKARLEARAVQAEAQAATTYDRAKQMGEAIPFGQPILVGHHSEGRDRNYRQRIHSTYGKAFDLQKKADHYVQKAAAVGDGGVSSDDPDAISKLMRQVEQLTENQERMKKSNQVIRKYKGDAEGQRRALLELGYSEESAQKLIAPDYAGRAGFPSFTLTNNNANIRRIGQRIKQLQADQERAPVSIQGTGYAYAEDVEENRVMFMFEGKPDKSTREILKRHGFRWSPTRGAWVRQLNNAAIWQAKAVMQILNGSTDN